Genomic segment of Panthera leo isolate Ple1 chromosome B2, P.leo_Ple1_pat1.1, whole genome shotgun sequence:
CCCAGCTCATGTTTGCCTAGGAGTAATGGTCCAAGAGCACTACATTTCCTTCACCTCcctctgtagattttttttcccagtgataCATATCAGCTGAAAAGCAGAGCCAGAACCCCAGTTTCACTGGTCACAATTACttaatattctaatttattaCTTTACTTTTTCATGCTAATTCCTTCACATCCACATTTATATTATCTAGGAGATCTAGCTTAATATAGGTGCTGCTAAGGATAATTTATATCAAATGTGTTGCCTGGAGATATTAGATATATTTCATGTTGGTATGCAGGAAAATTTGCCAAACTTAAATATTAAGTCACATTAATTAAACTACATAACGTGTTCTGTAACATGAATTGGTTTTTTTGTTGAtggtattttctaaattattgtataattttattgtttatgacTTTGTACACCTTCTTTAGTGTGAAGAAATTCTATATATCTGTAGCCCAGAGTTCTTactcttttccttcttgaaagAGATCTAGACCTAAACAAAAAGGTTAAGATTACATTTCACTGTTGTGTCCATAATACAAAGATAACATTCTCCGTATCCTGTTTTGTGAAAACGGCTCTAACAAATTGCCAGTATCTTCTATGTGCAAACAACAAATATTTCCAAGATGAAAACTaattgggaaataaaaataaaattgatgggttacaatcttcctttttcttctcttgtttcctGACTGATTAGACCTACCAAAGGGGACAGGGGGAAAAGTGCTCTTTGTTTCTAAATCCTTTTACTAGTGTCATATTGATTCTCTCCCAAGTATACCTTGTGGTCTCAGATGatcacatattttcatttgtactCAAATTGATACAGCACCTTGACTCATGGGTTGACATACACTGCTTGTACTGTGGTGACACTGCTCACCATAGACATTCCTGGGGTGGGGTATACCATGACTCTTCTGCATGAAACAAGAGAACAGGCTGCTTCACAACAGTGTTCTCATTCTTTGAAAAGTGATTGTTGTTCCTCCCAATTGCCACCTTAAGTCTCCTCTAGTGTTGCTAAACATTGCTCTTGACCTCTACCAACAATGCTTGAGCTCTTTTGTGTCTCTGctgatgcagaaaaaatattcctCAGCTGAGTATCAAAAATTCTGCTGTTACactatttgtaagaaaaaaaaaatgtatcttacaATACATTTATGAAGTGTCTGAAAGAATACAAGGTGACCTGCCTGCACACCATTGCTTTGGTTCTCTGTCTTACCTGTGTATTCTctcatcccccctccctctgtttcAGCTAGCTGTGAGGTGGTTGGAACACAACTGCCATTACCAGTACATGGATGAGCTCCTGCAATATATCCGCTTTGGCCTGATGGATGTGGATACTCTCCATACAGTTGCCCTGTCCCACCCCCTCGTCCAGGCAAGTGAAACTGCAACAGCTCTTGTCAATGAGGCCCTGGAGTACCACCAGAGCATCTATGCACAGCCCGTTTGGCAAACTCGCAGGACCAAACCGCGATTCCAATCAGACACTCTATATATCATTGGTGGGAAAAAGCGTGAGGTCTGTAAAGTCAAGGAACTTCGGTACTTCAATCCTGTTGACCAGGAGAATGCTCTCATAGCTGCCATTGCCAACTGGAGTGAGCTGGCTCCCATGCCCGTGGGAAGGAGCCACCACTGTGTAGCAGTCATGGGGGACTTTCTGTTTGTGGCAGGAGGAGAAGTTGAGCATGCTAGTGGCCGGACATGTGCTGTGAGGACTGCCTGTCGCTATGACCCCCGCAGTAATTCCTGGGCGGAGATAGCACCCATGAAAAACTGCCGGGAGCATTTTGTGCTGGGTGCCATGGATGAATACCTCTATGCAGTTGGGGGTAGAAATGAACTGCGCCAGGTTCTGCCTACAGTTGAGCGATATTGCCCCAAGAAGAACAAATGGACTTTTGTGCAGTCCTTTGACCGATCCCTTTCATGTCATGCTGGATATGTGGCTGATGGTCTTCTTTGGATATCAGGTAGAACGTGCATCATATGTTGGATTTATCAAAAAACACTTTTTCATTGTGGCATAAATTTAAAAGTCGAGTGTTGGTAGTTGTGGCCATGTTTAATTGAACCACTGAACCAAGGATGCCATTTTacctaattaacatttattactgGAAACCTACTCTTTAGAGAGCAATGTAATTGGAACTAATTGAGCTTTCTGTGACTTTCTCAATGAGTAAAAATTCAAGGTGGAAATTAATGGCCCATCACATCCTTTTCTTACCAAACCTTCTATTGTTTAGATTGTCAGTTTTTGATACTCATGGATTGCTTTACACGCCTTGTGGCTTGTCTAgattctttgccatttttttttaaccactctgGGCTGCTTGACTAGGAGATGTTCCATCAAAGACAGGGCAGGC
This window contains:
- the KLHL32 gene encoding kelch-like protein 32 isoform X5, with the protein product MDELLQYIRFGLMDVDTLHTVALSHPLVQASETATALVNEALEYHQSIYAQPVWQTRRTKPRFQSDTLYIIGGKKREVCKVKELRYFNPVDQENALIAAIANWSELAPMPVGRSHHCVAVMGDFLFVAGGEVEHASGRTCAVRTACRYDPRSNSWAEIAPMKNCREHFVLGAMDEYLYAVGGRNELRQVLPTVERYCPKKNKWTFVQSFDRSLSCHAGYVADGLLWISGGVTNTAQYQNRLMVYEPNQNKWISRSPMLQRRVYHSMAAVQRKLYVLGGNDLDYNNDRILVRHIDSYNIDTDQWTRCNFNLLTGQNESGVAVHNERIYLVGGYSIWTNEPLACIQVVDVSREGKEEVFYGPTLPFASNGIAACFLPAPYFTCPNLQTLQVPHHRIGTI